GTGAAGATGGATGATTTGGAGATAAATTTTAACACCACCCGGAAGGTAACCCGGAAGCGCTCGAGCAGCGAGCTTTCATGCGAGGTTTCCGCTACATTGCACCGGGAAAAGCAACCGTGAAACCCGTGGGGCTCCTTTAACCATCAGGTAACTCGCACACGAACTCGTTACTCGAACGTTACCTAATTTAACGGCATTATTTATCGAAAGTTTTCATGTTCAATTTAGCTCACTCACATATTGTTGCTCGTGTGGCTATAATTTATAATCACCCATCGCGGTCGCGATCACCACTAAGAAGACCAATCGGATTCACTTGATTGGTTTTGaatttgcttcgttttttctcAGTATCGGGCCGGCTGTAGACAGTGATAATCGCTCCATGTTCGTTTAGAATTACGGACGGCTCTGAAACGAGTGTTTTTGTCAGTATAAGGTATTAACGCAAAAAATCTTTTGCAATCGAgtcgtttcgattttttttattttactatctCGCTAACTCGTTAGGAATTAAAAGAGGCTTAAAAGCGCAAATGTCTTTATCGTGCTGAACTACGCCTAAACCCAAGCACGAACCAGTGGGAACTTTTCACAGCGAACTGCTGTTCTGGTGTCATGCGAACCATTGTACATTATTCCACACATGATCATGTACGCATTATCGCCCGGAACATTGTGGCTCGGTAGCACACCGTTCCATCCATACGGCTCGGTACTCGGTATTAATAATTTACAAGATAAAAAGGCCCacaaacggcaaacacacTTACAGTCCCAGAATTTCGCGACTCTCCAGTCGCGGCCCGCACGCGTGAAACATCCTGGCTGAGTCCCAGCCTACGGAAAGGATGGAGTGCGATTGCTCCTTGTTCGATGAACacgtttttccttctcgtcgGACTTGGTGTGCTACATAAAACGAGGCTCACGCTGTCGCCTGAATGCGTCCACTGGTATTGACCGGCTGGCTAGTGGCCTACGTGGACGCAGAAAAAGTGGCCTTTTCGACGAAAAAGTACAATATTTTCCATGATTGTGCGTAGAACAAAAAAGCTCACTTCACTGCTCACTCACGGCCCTTGTAAGCGCTCCTCATGTATCCACTGTATCCATCGGCATAAGGCGAGTCAGGCAAGGGAGGTTAAAAACGGCTACGCCTTTATGCGTTCACTGCAGCAGGCTTCGCGGTTCTCATCCGCTAGcggagcaaagaaaaaacgggcACCACGAATTGCAACTCTTTTTACGGTGCTAGCGTATAAGTTACGCTAAATCCTATCACTTTTCACCGAATCACTTGGAAAAATTGCTCTGCCACTCGCTCGCCCAGGTCATGGTGCGTAACATACGAACGAGAGTGGTCTTCAGCGAATAGTTTGGCGTTTGAAATGCTTCAATAGTTTTGCTATGTTAGCTCAAACCGTTCACAGATGGGTTTGAGAATGagtcgaagaaaaaaactagaCCCCGACTAGTGATCCCGTGTCACTCACTGATCTTTCCGTCACGAACGACAATTCTCGACTGAACGATGGCCGCTCTTGTGCAACGGCTCACCGCCATCAACACCAGTCGAATGCACAATGGATATCCTCGGatcctctctttctctctctttgttaCTTTCTCTCTTGTCTGAAATCTGCAGCTCGCTCACACTCTCAATGGGCCCAGTGGAAgcattttctcattttcgcCAAACCCACGATGAATCATATTCATACTCCCGATCGAGGTCCTGTCGCCGTTTCATGTGCGCCTTCTCACGGGCCGCTAGCAGTGAGAAAACTGTGGAAAACATGTGCCACGACCACATGCTGTCTCAGAGTGGGGGCCTCTGTAAGACACTTTTCCGGTTCAGCAAGCTCTCTTGCTCGgcctggctgctggtggcaaTCGCTCATGCTGCTCGCACTGTATAGGGCGCTCTCTGGGTCTCTCTCGCGTGCTGCAATCGAGAGCGAATGATAAGCCTTTCTGGTTGCAGGTGTTTTCCGATCAAAAGTTATTCCTCAGCTCAGCTCGTGAAGAGCAGAAAAACATCGCATCTGTTGGCAGTTATTGTTCATTACTGATTAATTCGTTTCGATGTTTCTGGCTGCTGTCTATCAGGTTCTTTCCAATCCAAACAATTTGTCTAGCAAGCTCCCCTTTTCCGTTTGTCTAAAATGCCGAAAAACTGCCAGAACATATAGCGGCTTAagcttattttttttttcttcatttttattgGTACACCACCAAATTAACCAGTTTCTCAGGGTTTCCTCGAAAAATTCAGAACGCTACGCCAAATAAGCATGAAAAAGTATTCGAATGAATTGAATCGAATGAAACGAATGATTGGCATCGTTCGTTAGAATGCGTAAAGCAacaaaagaaatatttcaattccAGCAGTATTTCAATCAACATTTCAGTCAATCTTTTATTGTGAACATTTCTGCATGCAGAGTTTAGCGAATGAGGTCTTATTAATTCTACCATAAATGACAtgaaagattaaaaaaaatgcagatGAGTATTAACAgtcaaacaagaaaaaaggttAGACAAAAGATAATTGTTAATAATTTGTAAGGGATACGTTTTTGTCATCTTAGTATACATTACTCAGTTATTTAACCGACGCTTCTTTGGTGGAATGGCTTGACAGTGTACCGTTTCCGGATCATCCATATTCGATAACAAGTGGCCTCATAGATTCATTTATGTATTGCGGCGCAATGAATGTGATCGCGTCATCGAGAATCTGGATTGGTTGATGCTAGTCATGGTAAACGCATAGAAGGCGCGGCTTTGATATAGCGTAATGAAATGAATCAAAAATCGCAACAGAGTAATTTCCTATTATTATTACATAATAAGCTATCTGTTACCGAATGTTGAAAACGTGTTTAATCTTACGAAATTCATTGAGTATAAGATAACGTGTTTTTTCAGTTCCGCGCTCGGTTCTATCCgaaaaaattattaatgggCAATCACAACCGAATTGAAAATCTCAGAAAAAGTTCATAAGTATTTGTTGGCCCAACGAATACTATCGTTTCTTGAAACAAGCGTAAAATCGCAATCATCactaataaatcaaaaaactATCTTAAAGTGAACAACAAAAGCATGCTTGCTTCGGTTAAGTATTGCTACGCCATATATAACCGGCACAGATATTGCTGTAAGAGTAAAATTCGTAAATTATCGTATCGTAAcgtattattatgttttaagTATAACGACAACACATCTTTTGTCTTAACACTAAGAGCATGGTAACTAACGATGTTACACTGGCGTTCGTAACAGAGCATAACACTAAGGCACTTCAACGTTTTACCAAACCAAACTTTGGATCACTCGCTCGAATCCTTTCAAATATTCGGAAGAATTCGCAGCTTCTTCACAATACTGTTCACATCAGTGTCAGCACAACTACCCTCCAATTCGTGCAGCACTTTGCGCTCTTCTGCATCTTTGAGCAGGGCCGACCATACCGGTGTTGTCTGGTgttgaagaacaaaaacaagtTTCAGAGAAAAGGCACATTTAGAGAAAATTCAATCTGTTCCGACTCTATAAGGATGCTTACCACCAAACTGCCAAAGTTGCCACAAAGTATAAGACTATGCCGGGCACGGGTCAGTGCGACGTTGATCCGTTCCCCAGAGTTGAGGAATCCAGTGCCAATGGAACGGGCCAACGACACGAAGACAACGTCGAACTCCTTGCCCTGtaccgaatcgatcgaatggACTGCGATCTGCTGTAACTGATTACGCTTCAATTCATACACCATTTCGGATTTGTGCCTCTGGTACGGTGTTATGATGGCAACGGATGTATCTTTCCTACAGTATTTCAGCACCTGCTTCAACAGCTTCACGACAAATACCAGTTCATCCCGATTGTAGATTTGATGCTGAATCTGGGTCAGCTCCTGATCGTAGCCCAAACTCAGCACGACATACGGAAGCAACGGCAGCTTACCACCAGCTGCTGCCGTCGAGTGGCTAATCAATCGGCCTTCGTAGAAGAAGTTATTCGGCCAGCTACAAATCTCCGGATGCATACGATACTGTACGTTGAGCGTCTTGATACCGGCGGAGAGGTTCGCTTTGTGAAACCAATTGTACATTCGACTGAAGAGAGAGTCACAAAGCCCGGCCTGCATCGATTTGTTTGCTAACACGGTGGCCCGTAGCTGTTTGATGTCACCCACCAGAACCAGCTTCGTCATATCGTACTGCAACGGTACCAACGAACACGGTTCCGTACACTGTGTCGCTTCATCTATGATACACACGTCAAAGATAATCGCCTCGCATAGCGTTCCAACGGCGTGGCAGCTACCGAGCGTGGAACAGACAATATCCGCCTTCTCGATAATATCACGCTTGGTGGATTCAAATTCTCGACGGGCATCGCATTTGAGGCTACCCAAACGTCGCTGTAGCTCTTCCAGTTTAATGTGCCCATCATTCGGCAGCAACTGCAAAATAAAACGTGCCCTATATACTTCTACCGTTTTCTTAacgtttcaaattttcttaAGTACTCTCACGAACAGTTTGGCCATACACTGACAACCATTGTTAAACTAAGTGTTATTTGAAACAGTATTTGTGTTCACAACTCCACACAACTAGATGTTAATATTTCGAAAGTGTTTTAAGATtttaaaattgataaaaacaaGACTGTTACGTTAACTGACCTTAAGCTTTAACTTGAAATGTGTTTGTCTGTATTGTTAGACTGATATTGTCAGATGGAAATAATCAACTTACACGTTTGTCTTGCATTTTCTGGTATGCAAGTTGCTCGAGAAAAATTGAACGGCATGACGGATCGATCTTGTCCCACGTGCCGATCCGGACCAAATTGAAACGGTGTCCCTCGGCTACAAAAGATATGACAGTAAAAAGACACCATAAGGTCTAGTTTTCTCCACTCCTATAGATGTCTTTTGCGCCCCATACTTATCTAATAAACTTCTCAGTACTTACCCAAATCATTTCGTAGGTTGAACAGCTTGAGAGCAATCACATCAACCGCTGTATTTGACTGGGCACAGATCATCACCTTCATCCCAGGACGACGAAAACGCCATATTTCTAGCGCAAGTTGGCTTATGACTCGTGATTTGCCCGTACCCGGCGGTCCTTGGATCAGTGAAACGCTAGGTGACTCCCCCAGGCAGCACTCCTCGAGTACGGACAGCATAACATTCATCTGCCCTTCGTTCAGGGCATTCGGAGGGATTCTTGCCAAGATTTCCTTCCTAACTTTGATGTGCTTCTTAAACCCATTTCCAGGCACAACCACCTGCTCACGGTTTTGTTCCGGATCAAGAATAATGGGAAGTATGCGAGAGTGTTGCAGCATGCACAGTCCAAGGACCTGCCGTATGTGTGGACTGATTGTTGTTATCGGTCGGAAGGTGATACTGTTGTCATGATCCACTTCCATTGCCAGCTGATCAGAGAATACTTTCATTTGGCACGTGTAGCGCTGGAAAGATGTTCCAGCCGAGTTGTTATTAGAACCGTTGAAACATGGTTTGATATTTCTGATAATGTAACCGAAACAACGGATTCGCTGGCCATCACGCGTGGGGTAATCGAGAATCCCAATCACGCCCACCGTTGACAGTGGCATATCATTCCGCCCTTTATTATGCACtagaagaataaaaaagaaaagaaataagtCCAAAACCAAAGCACACATGAGGgacagcaaaaagaaaaactacaataaaacataaacactcACCTTCGCAATGGACTTCTTTGAAGGAATGTTCCCCAACCTTCACATCAACGAGCTGAACGTACCATAACCGTGAACTCATCTTATATTGGTTACACATGTCTTGTCTCAGCTCAAGCTGCATAAGAGGATACATTACACCGTACAATTCGCTTAATTCGGAGTATTTTTCCTGCAGCTGGCCCACGCATGTGGCAGGTTGGCAGGTCGACGCATCCGATGCCTCGAGCCAGTCTATGTCCCACCGCAATATGCAGCCAATCTCTTTGTCCTCGGTACAAGAGCGTGCCGTGCGGTATTGGTATGCATGGTGCGGTAATCGTTCTGACTGGACCGCCCCTATCCACCGCCCAACGGTGTGGGTAAcgttcaatttttcattaaacgaAACGTTTTTCTTGATACGACCAGCTCGATTCGTCACATCACTGAGCGCAGATTTGACAACTCTTTTACCGCTTACGGTAGCAGTAGCGATCGACGTTTGGATCGATCTGGTAGTTCTGACTGAAGCATTTTTTGCGCATCCGGTAGCAGTGAGTGAAACGTTTGTTGGAAGCGTCTTGGGTGCATTGGTCGGGGTTAATTTTGGTATTTTAAAGCTACCTGTTTTTAGTTGCTCCACACTTTGGAATGTTAACTTTTTTGGATAACGTACGCCCGGAATCCAACTGTCGCTTCGGTTCTCAACAACTTCATCCAAACAAGGAAGCTCCTCCAGCGTCGTAGATTGTGTGCAAACAATACCATCTTCGTAGGAAGGACGCGACACCGTGTCTTTCGCGGGCGCTTTTTTTGAGCACGTTGCGATGGGGTCCATAAGAAAGTCTCCCCGATTAGGGGTGGATTTAACCCTCGGCAATGTGACACCCGTCTTTTGCTGTGCACCGATGAGCTGTCTAGCTTCCAGGGACTTTTGGGCTGATTCCTTTGCCGCCACCTCTTGCAACTTTTTCGCAATCTGCCTTTGGTACTCCTTCTTTTTCGAACCCATACTTCTGTCCGACACTAAAAATGCAGGAACAGTTACATTAATGAAAGGGATGTCTATGGAATGGGCACACAATATTAAAGCAATACTCACCACTAGCGCGGCGTTTCATCTTTTGCTTCACTATCTTCTCCGCTTCGACAACCGAAAATCGGCGCTTGGGAACAGGCTTGCACGGGCTCTCGCTCGGAAAGGGTTGTCGACTAACCCCCGCGGTCGTTCCGCTCGGTTCAATTGCATTATCAATAACCGAGCACCTACGCTTCCGCATAGGTTTCGGATCGCACAAGATCGTTTGACGATCTGGTCGCCCAAACGGCCATTCAACTGTGTTGTTGAGTTTGGAGAACCACTCTCCCGACGTACGCAAAACATCATCACAATCATTAGCATCTTGTCCTTCGTCTGGTACATCTACGCTTTCCGTTTTGATATTCTCCAACACCATCTGCGAATAGTGCTGGTCAGTGTACTCGTCATCCAACACGATAACGACAGAGTCGTCGCTGTTTTCAGACGTAGGCGTATCCGGCTTTTTTTGCAACGGTGGCAATGGTACACCGTTCATTTCAGTGTCGCTCTGATACGGGAGTTCAGCTTTGATCGGAGACCTTGAACCTGTTTCGTCCTTAGTATGTAAGAGTGGTGGAAGAGAGGGTTCATCCGGTTGCTCACACTCCTCTACTTCCTGCTCCAGTGTGGTCGGTGCAGCCGATGACGGTTTGAATGATTCGCCCACACTTTCGTCATCGCTGATTTCTATTACATTATCCTCCGTTTTTACTGTTGGGATTCGTTCTCGTTTTCGGCAAACGCGAAAAAGCAGGGCATGAGTTTGGATCTGATAGTATGAATCTTCGCCCATGGTGGGGCAGCCAATCCCAATCACGTCGCCCTCCTCCAGCGACACACTACCAGGTGCGTTTCGGCTGAACATCCGGTTATTAACGTAGGTGCCTGTCGACGACTGCAAATtagatttaaaaataatataaaactATTCGTCGTCTAAAGGGTTCTTTACGTACCGAGACGTCCGTTAACACCAGCTGACCATTTACACACTCCACGGTACAGTGTGTCCGGGAAACATGCCGGTAATCGACGGAATTCAATTGTATACACGACATTGGACTGTCGCGCATAAATTGGATGGATCCCTCCAATGGGATATCAATAGTCTTGA
The nucleotide sequence above comes from Anopheles bellator chromosome 1, idAnoBellAS_SP24_06.2, whole genome shotgun sequence. Encoded proteins:
- the LOC131215697 gene encoding uncharacterized protein LOC131215697, whose translation is MSCIQLNSVDYRHVSRTHCTVECVNGQLVLTDVSSSTGTYVNNRMFSRNAPGSVSLEEGDVIGIGCPTMGEDSYYQIQTHALLFRVCRKRERIPTVKTEDNVIEISDDESVGESFKPSSAAPTTLEQEVEECEQPDEPSLPPLLHTKDETGSRSPIKAELPYQSDTEMNGVPLPPLQKKPDTPTSENSDDSVVIVLDDEYTDQHYSQMVLENIKTESVDVPDEGQDANDCDDVLRTSGEWFSKLNNTVEWPFGRPDRQTILCDPKPMRKRRCSVIDNAIEPSGTTAGVSRQPFPSESPCKPVPKRRFSVVEAEKIVKQKMKRRASVSDRSMGSKKKEYQRQIAKKLQEVAAKESAQKSLEARQLIGAQQKTGVTLPRVKSTPNRGDFLMDPIATCSKKAPAKDTVSRPSYEDGIVCTQSTTLEELPCLDEVVENRSDSWIPGRYTCQMKVFSDQLAMEVDHDNSITFRPITTISPHIRQVLGLCMLQHSRILPIILDPEQNREQVVVPGNGFKKHIKVRKEILARIPPNALNEGQMNVMLSVLEECCLGESPSVSLIQGPPGTGKSRVISQLALEIWRFRRPGMKVMICAQSNTAVDVIALKLFNLRNDLAEGHRFNLVRIGTWDKIDPSCRSIFLEQLAYQKMQDKRLLPNDGHIKLEELQRRLGSLKCDARREFESTKRDIIEKADIVCSTLGSCHAVGTLCEAIIFDVCIIDEATQCTEPCSLVPLQYDMTKLVLVGDIKQLRATVLANKSMQAGLCDSLFSRMYNWFHKANLSAGIKTLNVQYRMHPEICSWPNNFFYEGRLISHSTAAAGGKLPLLPYVVLSLGYDQELTQIQHQIYNRDELVFVVKLLKQVLKYCRKDTSVAIITPYQRHKSEMVYELKRNQLQQIAVHSIDSVQGKEFDVVFVSLARSIGTGFLNSGERINVALTRARHSLILCGNFGSLVTTPVWSALLKDAEERKVLHELEGSCADTDVNSIVKKLRILPNI